Proteins encoded by one window of Arachis hypogaea cultivar Tifrunner chromosome 1, arahy.Tifrunner.gnm2.J5K5, whole genome shotgun sequence:
- the LOC112696406 gene encoding probable polygalacturonase produces the protein MMVDTSTLGRFHHQRLEFKRCLPAIITSHRTLFTVLWIAAFASVFIWQRNVVVGGFFLFGRTLPPRPIPKLRPVAFNLTDFGGVGDGVTLNTEAFERAVSAISKLGKKGGGQLNVPPGRWLTAPFNLTSHMTLFVAQDAVILGLDDEKYWPLMPPLPSYGYGREHPGPRYGSLIHGQNLKDIVITGHNGTINGQGQTWWKKYRQKRLNHTRGPLVQIMWSSDIVIADITLRDSPFWTLHPYDCKNITIRNVTILAPVTEAPNTDGIDPDSCEDMLIEDCYISTGDDAIAIKSGWDQYGIAYGRPSMNIMIRNLVVRSVVSAGVSIGSEMSGGVSNVTVENLLVWGSRRAVRIKTAPGRGGFVRHITYRNLTFDNVRVGIVIKTDYNEHPDDGYDPSALPVLRDISFTTVHGQGVRVPVRIHGSEEIPVRNVTFRDMSVGLTYKKKHIFQCAFVQGRVIGTIFPAPCENLDRYNEHGQLVKHSASQNVTDIDYDF, from the exons ATGATGGTGGACACCTCAACGCTTGGGCGCTTCCACCACCAAAGACTCGAATTCAAGCGCTGTCTCCCCGCAATCATAACCTCCCACAGAACCCTCTTCACCGTCCTCTGGATCGCCGCCTTCGCCTCCGTCTTCATCTGGCAGAGGAACGTTGTTGTCGGAGGCTTCTTCCTCTTCGGTCGGACCCTCCCGCCGCGCCCGATTCCCAAGCTGAGGCCGGTGGCTTTCAACTTGACGGATTTCGGGGGTGTTGGCGACGGTGTCACCCTCAACACTGAGGCATTTGAGAGGGCCGTTTCTGCGATTTCCAAGTTGGGGAAGAAAGGTGGTGGCCAGCTCAATGTGCCTCCCGGTCGCTGGCTTACTGCGCCCTTCAATCTCACCAGCCATATGACACTTTTTGTAGCTCAAGATGCTGTTATTCTTGGACTTGAT GATGAGAAGTATTGGCCACTGATGCCACCATTGCCATCGTATGGGTATGGGAGGGAGCATCCTGGACCACGATATGGCAGTTTGATTCATGGTCAAAATCTTAAAGATATTGTGATAACAG GGCATAACGGTACCATAAATGGACAGGGACAAACCTGGTGGAAAAAGTATCGTCAAAAACGTCTCAACCACACAAGGGGGCCACTTGTTCAGATCATGTGGTCTAGTGACATTGTCATTGCTGATATTACTTTACGCGACTCTCCTTTTTGGACACTTCATCCATATGACTGCAAAAATATCACTATAAGAAATGTTACAATATTGGCTCCTGTAACTGAAGCTCCAAATACTGATGGCATAGATCCTG ACTCTTGTGAGGACATGTTGATAGAGGACTGTTACATAAGTACAGGAGATGATGCAATTGCAATAAAAAGTGGCTGGGATCAGTATGGAATTGCTTATGGAAGGCCATCCATGAATATAATGATCCGGAATCTAGTTGTCCGCTCCGTGGTCAG TGCTGGCGTTTCAATAGGCAGTGAGATGTCTGGTGGGGTGTCCAATGTGACTGTGGAGAATCTTCTTGTATGGGGTTCTAGGCGTGCCGTGAGGATTAAAACGGCCCCTGGGCGAGGCGGATTTGTTCGCCATATTACTTACCGGAATCTAACATTTGATAACGTCCGTGTTGGAATAGTAATTAAGACAGATTACAACGAGCACCCTGATGATGGATATGACCCTAGTGCACTTCCTGTACTCAGAGACATAAGTTTCACCACCGTCCATGGCCAGGGTGTTCGTGTGCCAGTACGAATTCATGGCAGCGAAGAGATCCCAGTGAGAAATGTGACGTTTCGGGACATGTCAGTTGGCCTCACTTACAAGAAGAAACATATCTTTCAGTGTGCCTTTGTCCAAGGGCGCGTAATAGGGACCATCTTTCCTGCTCCCTGTGAGAACCTTGATCGGTACAATGAGCATGGACAGCTAGTTAAGCATTCTGCTTCCCAGAATGTAACAGACATAGATTATGATTTTTGA